A DNA window from uncultured Methanoregula sp. contains the following coding sequences:
- a CDS encoding mannose-1-phosphate guanylyltransferase/mannose-6-phosphate isomerase — protein MKSIILAGGVGTRLWPLSREYYPKQFLQLNGSSLFQKTCERAIRLSDPGEICIVTNEIHQYLVRNQIEELGYSVPDENILVEPVGKNTLPAIAWAMQRIRAKDPSGIAVVFPSDHILDNTAIDQIRAAETLADKYLVTFGVRPSSPHTGYGYIKPGKPLPVGFVVKEFKEKPDEATAREYLDKGYLWNSGIFLLSVNCFFEELKRYQPGLAKAFGKRQAPDYSCLDSISIDYGLLEYSKRVAVVPLDADWSDLGTFKALYDREEHDADGNTGKAEFIASKNNYVHAPGKHVGLIGVSDLVVVDTADALLISDSLHTEQVKDLVGRYNTDNDPVTRFHRQVHRPWGSYTILEDTASYKIKRVTVKPGEKLSLQLHHHRSEHWVVVRGTAEVHLNGETRILRKGESTFVHSGMQHRLKNPGVIPLEVIEVQLGEYLEEDDIVRFDDDYGRA, from the coding sequence ATGAAATCGATCATTCTTGCAGGCGGTGTGGGAACCCGGCTCTGGCCGCTCTCCCGTGAATACTATCCCAAACAGTTTCTCCAGCTCAACGGCAGTTCGCTCTTCCAGAAGACCTGTGAACGGGCGATCAGGCTTTCGGATCCGGGTGAGATCTGCATCGTAACCAATGAGATCCACCAGTACCTGGTCCGCAACCAGATCGAGGAACTCGGGTATTCAGTGCCGGATGAGAACATACTCGTGGAGCCGGTTGGGAAAAATACCCTTCCCGCTATCGCGTGGGCAATGCAGCGCATCCGGGCCAAAGATCCATCCGGGATTGCCGTTGTCTTCCCAAGCGATCACATCCTGGACAACACTGCAATCGATCAGATCCGGGCAGCGGAAACTCTTGCCGACAAGTATCTGGTTACGTTCGGTGTCAGACCCTCGTCCCCGCATACGGGATACGGATACATCAAACCCGGTAAACCGCTTCCCGTCGGGTTTGTTGTAAAAGAATTCAAGGAGAAACCCGATGAGGCTACCGCCCGTGAATATCTCGACAAAGGATACCTCTGGAACAGCGGGATCTTCCTTTTATCCGTGAACTGTTTCTTTGAGGAACTGAAACGCTACCAGCCGGGTCTTGCCAAAGCCTTTGGAAAACGTCAAGCTCCTGATTATTCCTGCCTTGATTCCATCTCGATCGATTACGGCCTTCTCGAATACTCAAAACGCGTTGCCGTAGTTCCGCTGGACGCGGACTGGAGCGACCTTGGAACATTCAAGGCACTCTATGATCGCGAGGAGCACGACGCCGATGGCAATACCGGGAAAGCCGAATTTATCGCGTCAAAGAATAACTATGTCCATGCCCCGGGAAAACACGTTGGCCTCATCGGGGTCAGCGATCTCGTGGTTGTCGATACGGCCGATGCCCTTCTCATCTCCGACAGCCTGCACACGGAACAGGTCAAGGATCTTGTAGGCAGGTACAACACTGATAACGACCCGGTGACCCGGTTCCACCGGCAGGTTCACCGGCCATGGGGATCCTACACCATTCTCGAGGATACCGCGAGCTACAAGATAAAACGGGTGACGGTCAAGCCGGGGGAGAAACTCTCCCTGCAGCTCCATCACCACCGGAGCGAGCACTGGGTCGTTGTCAGGGGCACGGCTGAAGTGCATCTCAACGGGGAGACCAGGATCCTCAGGAAAGGAGAGAGCACCTTTGTCCATTCCGGCATGCAGCACCGGCTCAAAAATCCCGGCGTCATCCCGCTCGAAGTCATCGAGGTCCAGCTGGGCGAGTACCTGGAAGAGGACGACATTGTCCGGTTCGACGATGACTATGGCCGGGCATGA
- a CDS encoding YgiQ family radical SAM protein — protein MIPQPRFLPMTLQEGENLGIRQFDIILVSGDAYVDHPSFGTALIGRVLWNAGFTVGIIAQPDWKSSEDFTALGVPRLFFGISAGNVDSMVNHYTPNLKRRGEDVYSPGGALKRPDRATIVYTNKVHELFPNVPVIIGGIEASLRRFAHYDYWQDRVRQAILADAPADLLVFGMGERQMVEIASRLGAGEPVRSIRNIPGTAYTMEIAEWKATDHPEMVVLPGFGEVSTNEEAYARAFALHYTEQDPVRGKVVAQPHPKTVVIQNPPAQPMKTEELDRVYELPFSRRAHPAYTRPIPALAPVQFSVMSHRGCFGSCSFCALTHHQGRIIQSRSEDSIVREVTRMAGMKEFRGVVQDVGGPTANMYGMHCTRWESLGACGDKKCSPACKTLDTSHISQCRLLSRLREIPGVKKVFIGSGIRFDLVLACSGEYLPMICEHHISGHLKVAPEHVAPEVTRIMNKPGREAFDRFRTQFSLLQKDKPKKQYLLPYFMSGHPGCTLADMVLLAEYIHTNGLYTEQVQDFTPTPMSISTCMYYTGLDPFTLRPVHVPRGDEKRIQRALLHYRDPANRTLVAEGLARAGRSDLIGGDARCLLSGGSLGFPPAGKTGRQKRKD, from the coding sequence TGCTCTGGAATGCCGGGTTTACGGTCGGGATCATTGCCCAGCCGGACTGGAAATCTTCCGAGGATTTTACTGCCCTCGGCGTCCCCCGTCTCTTCTTCGGAATTTCTGCCGGCAATGTTGACTCGATGGTGAACCATTACACCCCGAACCTGAAGCGGCGGGGTGAGGATGTGTACTCTCCCGGTGGAGCCCTGAAGCGGCCGGACCGGGCAACCATCGTCTACACAAATAAAGTACACGAGCTCTTCCCCAACGTTCCTGTCATTATCGGGGGGATTGAAGCGAGCCTGCGCAGGTTCGCCCATTATGATTACTGGCAGGACCGGGTGCGGCAGGCAATCCTCGCGGATGCCCCCGCAGATCTTCTCGTCTTTGGCATGGGAGAGCGCCAGATGGTGGAGATTGCATCCCGGCTTGGGGCGGGGGAACCGGTCCGTTCGATAAGGAACATCCCCGGAACTGCGTACACTATGGAGATCGCGGAATGGAAGGCAACGGATCATCCGGAGATGGTGGTACTGCCGGGCTTTGGCGAAGTATCCACGAATGAGGAGGCATATGCCCGGGCCTTTGCTCTTCATTATACTGAGCAGGACCCCGTGCGGGGAAAGGTGGTAGCCCAGCCTCACCCGAAGACTGTGGTTATCCAGAACCCCCCGGCCCAGCCCATGAAGACGGAAGAACTGGACCGTGTTTACGAGCTCCCGTTCTCACGAAGGGCCCATCCCGCTTATACCCGGCCCATACCAGCCCTTGCCCCGGTCCAGTTCTCGGTAATGTCCCACCGGGGCTGTTTTGGTTCCTGCTCCTTCTGTGCCCTGACCCACCACCAGGGCCGGATCATCCAGAGCAGGAGCGAGGATTCGATCGTCCGCGAAGTGACAAGGATGGCGGGGATGAAGGAGTTCAGGGGCGTTGTACAGGATGTTGGCGGTCCGACAGCGAACATGTACGGCATGCACTGCACCCGGTGGGAGTCTCTCGGCGCCTGCGGGGATAAGAAGTGCAGCCCTGCCTGTAAGACACTTGACACCAGCCACATATCCCAGTGCCGTCTCCTTTCCCGATTGCGGGAGATTCCCGGTGTAAAGAAGGTATTCATCGGGTCCGGCATCCGTTTCGACCTGGTCCTTGCCTGTTCTGGCGAGTATCTCCCGATGATCTGCGAGCACCACATCTCCGGGCACCTCAAGGTTGCTCCCGAGCATGTGGCGCCGGAGGTCACCCGCATCATGAACAAGCCCGGCCGAGAGGCCTTCGACCGGTTCCGCACGCAGTTCTCCCTCCTCCAGAAGGATAAGCCGAAGAAACAGTACCTCCTTCCCTATTTCATGTCGGGCCACCCCGGCTGCACCCTTGCGGACATGGTGCTCCTTGCAGAATATATCCATACCAACGGGCTCTACACGGAGCAGGTCCAGGACTTTACCCCGACTCCCATGAGCATCTCGACCTGCATGTACTACACCGGCCTTGACCCGTTCACCCTACGGCCGGTTCACGTGCCCAGGGGAGACGAAAAACGGATCCAGCGGGCTCTTCTCCATTACCGCGATCCCGCTAACCGGACTCTTGTTGCAGAAGGTCTCGCCCGGGCCGGAAGGTCAGATCTGATCGGGGGAGATGCCAGATGCCTCCTCAGCGGGGGATCCCTTGGCTTTCCCCCTGCAGGAAAAACCGGCCGGCAAAAAAGGAAAGACTAA